In Acidovorax sp. 106, the following proteins share a genomic window:
- a CDS encoding NAD(P) transhydrogenase subunit alpha, with protein sequence MDAVSPTLINLIIFVLAIYVGYHVVWTVTPALHTPLMAVTNAISAIVIVGAMLAAALTETTLGKTMGVLAVALAAVNVFGGFLVTRRMLEMFKKKERKVPVDKAQAAIK encoded by the coding sequence ATGGATGCTGTCTCGCCCACGTTGATCAACCTCATCATCTTTGTGCTGGCCATCTATGTGGGCTACCACGTGGTGTGGACGGTGACGCCCGCCCTGCACACCCCGCTCATGGCGGTGACCAACGCCATCTCGGCCATCGTCATCGTCGGGGCCATGCTGGCGGCGGCGCTCACCGAGACCACGCTGGGCAAAACCATGGGCGTGCTGGCCGTGGCGCTGGCGGCGGTGAATGTGTTTGGTGGCTTTCTCGTCACCCGGCGCATGCTGGAGATGTTCAAGAAAAAAGAGCGCAAAGTACCCGTGGATAAAGCGCAAGCAGCTATCAAATAA
- a CDS encoding uracil-DNA glycosylase family protein has translation MSLNLDARQRAMLQEMGVTVWARAEAATPVPVVPLPPTAAASTAQPPAQPSSATTHPPAQHPPAQRPEATATPAARAPSAAPSRPAPAAAPAAASGLGTPATAAPALRLHAPQPLYPTADPAQTPSTLGASWLIVTEGVSATEPLGGDTGKLLDNMLRAMQLHRHPRVFLAALARPTPGARAAEDDAPTDVAQALEQAVHTLQPAMVLVLGHVAARAALGRTEPLGRLRAVPHTVGGRPAVVTYDPAFLLRSQDAKAATWADLCRALALVRKG, from the coding sequence ATGAGCCTGAACCTTGATGCGCGCCAGCGCGCCATGCTGCAAGAGATGGGGGTGACCGTGTGGGCCCGCGCAGAGGCAGCCACGCCTGTGCCGGTGGTCCCCCTGCCCCCCACCGCTGCGGCCAGCACGGCCCAGCCGCCCGCCCAACCCTCATCGGCCACCACACACCCACCTGCGCAGCACCCTCCGGCCCAGCGGCCGGAGGCCACGGCCACCCCAGCGGCCCGCGCCCCCAGTGCCGCGCCGTCTAGGCCTGCCCCTGCCGCTGCGCCCGCTGCAGCCAGTGGCCTGGGCACACCCGCCACCGCAGCCCCAGCCCTGCGCCTGCATGCCCCGCAGCCGCTGTACCCCACGGCCGACCCAGCGCAGACCCCCAGCACCCTGGGCGCCAGCTGGCTCATCGTGACCGAAGGCGTATCGGCCACCGAGCCCTTGGGCGGCGACACCGGCAAGCTGCTGGACAACATGCTGCGCGCGATGCAGTTGCACCGCCACCCCCGGGTGTTCTTGGCCGCCTTGGCGCGCCCCACCCCGGGCGCACGGGCCGCCGAAGACGACGCCCCCACCGATGTGGCGCAGGCACTGGAACAAGCGGTGCACACCTTGCAACCCGCCATGGTGCTGGTGCTGGGCCACGTGGCCGCGCGTGCAGCCCTGGGCCGCACCGAGCCCCTGGGACGCCTGCGTGCCGTGCCCCACACCGTGGGCGGACGCCCGGCCGTGGTCACCTACGACCCGGCCTTCTTGCTGCGCTCGCAAGACGCCAAGGCCGCCACCTGGGCCGACCTGTGCCGCGCGCTGGCGCTGGTACGCAAGGGTTAA
- a CDS encoding 5'-methylthioadenosine/adenosylhomocysteine nucleosidase has protein sequence MTTAILSALPEEQSSLLQHLAQPQRVMHAGRAFWRGDWHGRSVVLALSGIGKVAAATTATALAERFGVARIVFTGVAGGVGDGVQVGDVVVAQDYVQHDMDASPIFPRWELPGYARIRLGCDAALSAMLLEAVSAYVESVRGLFDSKLITNQPRVHHGLVASGDRFVSAAVEAQGLRTALRDAGHDVLAVEMEGAAVAQVCHDYGLPFAAMRTISDRADDTAHVDFPAFVNTVATRYAEHIMLSFLQKL, from the coding sequence ATGACCACCGCCATCCTCAGCGCCCTGCCCGAAGAACAAAGCTCCCTGCTGCAGCACCTGGCGCAGCCCCAGCGCGTCATGCATGCGGGGCGGGCCTTTTGGCGGGGCGACTGGCACGGGCGCTCCGTGGTGCTGGCGCTGTCGGGCATCGGTAAAGTGGCCGCAGCGACCACGGCCACCGCACTGGCAGAGCGGTTTGGCGTGGCGCGCATCGTCTTCACCGGCGTGGCCGGGGGCGTGGGCGACGGGGTGCAGGTGGGCGACGTGGTGGTGGCGCAAGACTACGTGCAGCACGACATGGACGCCTCGCCCATCTTTCCGCGCTGGGAGCTGCCCGGCTACGCCCGCATCCGCCTGGGCTGTGATGCGGCACTGAGTGCTATGCTTTTGGAAGCTGTTAGCGCTTATGTAGAAAGCGTTAGGGGCCTATTTGATTCCAAATTGATAACGAACCAGCCAAGGGTGCACCACGGTCTGGTGGCCAGCGGCGACCGCTTTGTGAGCGCCGCCGTCGAGGCCCAGGGCCTGCGCACCGCCCTGCGCGATGCAGGCCACGACGTGCTGGCCGTAGAAATGGAAGGCGCCGCCGTCGCCCAGGTCTGTCACGACTACGGCCTGCCCTTTGCCGCCATGCGCACCATCTCCGACCGCGCCGACGACACCGCGCACGTGGACTTCCCGGCGTTTGTGAACACCGTAGCAACACGCTACGCCGAACACATCATGCTGAGTTTTTTGCAAAAGCTATGA
- a CDS encoding Re/Si-specific NAD(P)(+) transhydrogenase subunit alpha, which produces MFIGVPAETVAGETRVAATPETVKKLTALGHSLRVQSGAGLAASVTDAAYEAAGAEITDAAGAWGAPLVLKVRCPSEAEAPWLRSGTTLVGMLNPFDAAGLQRLAAAGVTAYALEAAPRTTRAQSMDVLSSQANIAGYKAVMIAADRYQRFFPMLMTAAGTVKAARVVVLGVGVAGLQAIATAKRLGAVIEASDVRPSVKEQVESLGAKFIDVPYETAEEKEAAEGVGGYARPMPPSWLERQKIEVAKRVAQADVVITTALIPGRPAPVLVTPEMVQAMKAGSVIVDLAAPQGGNCPLTEPGSTVVKHGVTLVGETNLPALVAADASSLYARNVLDFLKLIINKEGALHVDMQDDIVAACLMAHEGTLKRA; this is translated from the coding sequence ATGTTCATAGGAGTGCCAGCAGAGACCGTGGCCGGTGAAACCCGGGTCGCCGCGACGCCCGAGACCGTCAAAAAGCTCACCGCTCTGGGGCACAGCCTGCGCGTGCAGTCGGGTGCGGGCCTGGCTGCCAGCGTGACCGATGCGGCCTATGAGGCCGCTGGCGCCGAGATCACCGACGCCGCAGGCGCCTGGGGCGCCCCGCTGGTGCTCAAGGTGCGTTGCCCGTCAGAGGCCGAGGCCCCCTGGTTGCGCAGCGGCACCACCCTGGTGGGCATGCTCAACCCGTTTGATGCCGCTGGCCTGCAGCGCCTTGCGGCGGCGGGCGTCACCGCCTATGCCCTGGAGGCTGCGCCACGCACCACCCGCGCACAGAGTATGGACGTGCTCTCTTCCCAAGCCAACATTGCGGGCTACAAGGCCGTGATGATCGCGGCCGACCGCTACCAGCGCTTTTTCCCCATGCTCATGACGGCCGCCGGTACGGTGAAAGCCGCGCGCGTGGTGGTGTTGGGCGTGGGTGTGGCGGGCCTGCAGGCCATTGCCACGGCCAAGCGGCTGGGCGCGGTGATCGAGGCGTCGGACGTGCGCCCCAGCGTCAAGGAACAGGTCGAGTCTTTGGGCGCCAAGTTTATTGACGTGCCCTACGAAACGGCTGAGGAAAAAGAGGCCGCCGAAGGCGTAGGCGGTTATGCCCGCCCCATGCCCCCCAGCTGGCTGGAGCGGCAAAAGATCGAAGTCGCCAAGCGCGTGGCGCAGGCCGATGTGGTCATCACCACCGCGCTCATTCCGGGCCGCCCGGCGCCCGTGTTGGTCACGCCCGAGATGGTGCAGGCCATGAAGGCCGGCTCGGTGATCGTGGACCTGGCCGCCCCGCAGGGCGGCAACTGCCCGCTGACCGAGCCCGGCAGCACCGTGGTCAAGCACGGCGTGACGCTGGTGGGCGAGACCAACTTGCCCGCCCTGGTCGCGGCCGATGCGTCGTCGCTGTACGCTCGCAACGTTCTGGATTTTTTGAAACTCATCATCAACAAGGAAGGTGCCCTGCATGTGGACATGCAGGACGACATCGTGGCCGCCTGCCTTATGGCCCACGAAGGCACCCTGAAACGCGCATGA
- the rimI gene encoding ribosomal protein S18-alanine N-acetyltransferase codes for MSAVPASLATSAANAPQAPVEVRFEKLTLAHLDTLLDVEFSAYSHPWSRGNFTDAMASGYECQLLMAGEHLLGYFVAMLGVEEVHLLNITVAPAYQRQGWARVLLDALALWARGRQAQWLWLEVRASNLRAQHVYETHGFRRVGERKRYYPAAQGQREDAVVMSLPL; via the coding sequence ATGAGCGCCGTGCCCGCCTCCTTGGCCACCTCTGCAGCCAATGCGCCCCAGGCACCTGTGGAAGTGCGCTTTGAAAAGCTCACGCTGGCGCACCTGGACACCCTGCTGGACGTGGAATTCAGCGCCTACTCGCACCCCTGGTCGCGCGGCAACTTCACCGACGCTATGGCGTCGGGCTACGAATGCCAGTTGCTGATGGCGGGCGAACACCTGTTGGGCTACTTTGTGGCCATGTTGGGGGTGGAAGAGGTGCACCTGCTCAACATCACCGTGGCCCCGGCCTACCAGCGCCAGGGCTGGGCACGGGTGCTGCTGGACGCCCTGGCCCTGTGGGCGCGCGGGCGCCAGGCCCAATGGCTGTGGCTGGAGGTGCGCGCCAGCAACCTGCGCGCCCAGCATGTCTATGAAACCCACGGCTTTCGGCGCGTGGGCGAACGCAAGCGCTACTACCCCGCCGCCCAAGGGCAGCGGGAAGATGCCGTCGTGATGAGTCTGCCGCTGTGA
- a CDS encoding NAD(P)(+) transhydrogenase (Re/Si-specific) subunit beta, which produces MSMNLVTLLYLVASVCFIQALKGLSHPTTSIRGNVFGMAGMAIAILTTAALIVELSGGKAEGMVYVLGALLVGGAAGTVMARRVEMTKMPELVAFMHSMIGLAAVFIAVAAVAEPWAFQIVGKGQPIPVGNRLELFLGAAIGAITFSGSVIAFGKLSGKYKFRFFQGAPVQFAGQHLLNLVLGLTTVGLGLLFVATESWTAFFAMLALSFVLGVLIIIPIGGADMPVVVSMLNSYSGWAAAGIGFSLNNSMLIIAGSLVGSSGAILSYIMCKAMNRSFFNVILGGFGGDTATAAAGAQVQRSVKTGSADDVAFVLGNAETVVIVPGYGLAVARAQHAVKELAAKLTEKGITVKYAIHPVAGRMPGHMNVLLAEAEVPYDQVFEMEDINGEFGQADVAIILGANDVVNPAAHTKGSPIYGMPILEAYKAKTVIVNKRSMAAGYAGLDNELFYMDKTMMVFGDAKKVVEDIGKALE; this is translated from the coding sequence ATGAGCATGAACCTCGTCACGCTGCTGTACCTGGTCGCCAGCGTCTGCTTCATTCAGGCCCTCAAAGGGCTCTCGCACCCCACCACTTCCATTCGGGGCAATGTGTTTGGCATGGCGGGCATGGCGATTGCCATCCTCACCACGGCGGCGCTGATTGTGGAGCTGTCGGGCGGCAAGGCCGAGGGCATGGTGTATGTGCTGGGCGCGCTGCTGGTGGGCGGCGCGGCGGGCACGGTGATGGCCCGGCGCGTGGAGATGACCAAGATGCCCGAGCTGGTGGCCTTCATGCACAGCATGATTGGCCTAGCGGCGGTCTTCATCGCCGTGGCCGCCGTGGCCGAGCCCTGGGCGTTTCAGATTGTGGGCAAAGGCCAGCCGATTCCGGTGGGCAACCGGCTGGAGCTGTTCCTGGGTGCGGCCATCGGGGCCATCACCTTCAGTGGCTCGGTCATTGCGTTTGGCAAGCTCTCGGGCAAGTACAAATTTCGTTTCTTTCAAGGCGCCCCGGTGCAGTTTGCCGGGCAGCACCTGCTGAACCTGGTGCTGGGCCTGACCACCGTGGGGCTGGGGCTGCTGTTCGTGGCCACCGAGAGCTGGACCGCCTTCTTCGCCATGCTGGCGCTGTCGTTCGTGCTGGGCGTGCTCATCATCATCCCGATTGGCGGGGCGGACATGCCGGTGGTGGTGTCCATGCTCAACAGCTACTCGGGCTGGGCGGCAGCGGGCATCGGCTTCTCGCTCAATAACTCCATGCTGATCATTGCGGGCTCGCTGGTGGGCAGCTCGGGCGCGATCCTGAGCTACATCATGTGCAAGGCCATGAACCGCTCGTTCTTCAACGTGATTTTGGGCGGCTTTGGCGGCGACACGGCCACTGCGGCGGCGGGCGCGCAGGTGCAGCGCAGCGTCAAGACGGGCAGTGCCGACGATGTGGCCTTTGTGCTGGGCAATGCCGAAACCGTGGTCATCGTGCCCGGCTATGGCCTGGCGGTGGCGCGGGCGCAGCACGCCGTCAAAGAGCTGGCGGCCAAGCTCACTGAAAAAGGCATCACTGTGAAGTACGCCATCCACCCCGTGGCAGGGCGCATGCCCGGCCACATGAACGTGCTGCTGGCCGAGGCTGAAGTGCCCTACGACCAGGTGTTTGAGATGGAAGACATCAACGGCGAATTCGGGCAGGCCGACGTGGCTATCATTCTGGGCGCCAACGACGTGGTGAACCCCGCAGCCCACACCAAGGGCAGCCCGATTTACGGCATGCCCATCCTCGAAGCCTACAAGGCCAAGACGGTGATTGTGAACAAGCGCTCCATGGCCGCAGGCTATGCGGGCCTGGACAACGAGCTGTTCTACATGGACAAGACCATGATGGTCTTCGGCGACGCCAAGAAGGTGGTCGAAGACATTGGAAAAGCCTTGGAGTAA
- the corA gene encoding magnesium/cobalt transporter CorA: protein MLNIFTLANGRLFQEEIESLEELTKFQPIWVDLEAPTLEEKRWIKQHYGLSIPEDAMDEDIEESARFYEEDNGELHIRSDFLIDDDEDPRSVRVAFILNQHNAHLKSRGVLFSIHDEDVPVFRLLRMRARRAPGLIEDAKEVLLKLFDADAEYSADTLENIYDELEKVSKQVLAGDVTDALAGEVLGAIARQEDLNGRIRRNVMDTRRAVSFMMRSKMLNAEQFEEARQILRDIESLDNHTAFLFDKINFLMDATVGFININQNKIIKIFSVASVALLPPTLIASVYGMNLKFPELELLGAAAYPYVLALMVTSALGPMWYFRKRGWLK from the coding sequence ATGCTCAACATCTTCACGCTCGCCAACGGCCGGCTGTTTCAGGAAGAAATTGAATCGCTGGAAGAGCTGACCAAGTTCCAGCCGATCTGGGTGGACCTGGAAGCCCCCACGCTCGAAGAAAAACGCTGGATCAAGCAGCACTACGGTCTGTCCATCCCCGAGGATGCGATGGACGAAGACATCGAAGAATCCGCCCGCTTCTATGAAGAAGACAACGGCGAGCTGCACATCCGCAGCGACTTCTTGATCGACGACGACGAGGACCCCCGCTCGGTGCGCGTGGCCTTCATCCTCAACCAGCACAACGCCCACCTCAAGAGCCGGGGCGTGCTGTTCTCCATCCACGACGAAGACGTGCCCGTGTTCCGGCTGCTGCGCATGCGCGCCCGCCGTGCGCCGGGCCTCATCGAAGACGCCAAGGAAGTGCTGCTCAAGCTGTTTGACGCGGACGCCGAATATTCGGCCGATACCCTCGAAAACATCTACGACGAGCTGGAAAAAGTCAGCAAGCAAGTGCTGGCCGGCGATGTGACCGATGCCCTGGCCGGCGAGGTGCTGGGCGCCATCGCCCGCCAGGAAGACTTGAATGGCCGCATCCGCCGCAACGTGATGGACACGCGCCGTGCCGTGAGCTTCATGATGCGCTCCAAGATGCTCAACGCCGAGCAGTTCGAGGAAGCACGCCAGATCCTGCGCGACATCGAATCGCTGGACAACCACACGGCGTTTCTGTTCGACAAGATCAACTTCTTGATGGACGCCACCGTCGGTTTCATCAACATCAACCAGAACAAGATCATCAAGATCTTCTCGGTGGCCAGCGTGGCGCTGCTGCCGCCCACGCTGATTGCCAGCGTGTACGGCATGAATCTCAAGTTCCCCGAACTGGAGCTGCTGGGCGCTGCGGCCTATCCCTACGTGCTGGCACTGATGGTGACCAGCGCACTGGGCCCGATGTGGTACTTCCGCAAGCGCGGCTGGTTGAAGTAG
- a CDS encoding methyl-accepting chemotaxis protein: MNQLSNLSVAKRLALGFALVLLLSMGVITLSISRLNALADATEEMVQNPIKTERLVSDWSRNLRTGITRTAAVARSSDPALADFFAEDSKASSKSSGELQKAVEALMLLDSEKKLFQEIGELRTIYLKNRDTIFALKKEGKVDEANTLLEKQFMPDANKYGAKMDELLRSQREQVDQLGQAIQDNRSTSRRLLVALGVLSVALGALFSWILARSITVPLTQASDLAKRVAEGDLTANVPAHGKDEVGELVSSLALMQNNLANVVNNVRRGSESVSNASAEIAQGNNDLSARTEHQASALEETAASMEELNSAVRNNADNARQANQLALTASNVAIQGGTVVGEVVETMKGINDASRKISDIISVIDSIAFQTNILALNAAVEAARAGEQGRGFAVVASEVRSLASRSAEAAKEIKSLINASVERVEQGTSLVDKAGATMNEVVSSIRRVTDIMGEISAASNEQSSGVAQVGEAVTSMDQATQQNAALVEEMAAAASSLRTQAHDLVQVVAVFKLTADQSHTPMAHSSAPAARSLPTPARPAASAKAPSKAPAPKVAQPLAAKAPALAAAPKPAAKPASRAPQPGNDDEWESF; this comes from the coding sequence ATGAACCAACTCTCCAACCTCTCCGTTGCCAAGCGCCTGGCGCTTGGGTTTGCTCTGGTGCTGCTGCTGTCCATGGGGGTGATTACGCTGAGCATTTCGCGCCTGAACGCCCTGGCCGACGCGACCGAAGAGATGGTGCAAAACCCGATCAAAACCGAGCGCTTGGTCAGTGACTGGTCCCGCAACCTGCGCACCGGCATCACGCGCACCGCCGCCGTCGCACGCAGCAGCGACCCGGCATTGGCCGACTTTTTTGCTGAGGACAGCAAGGCATCGTCCAAAAGCTCGGGCGAGCTGCAAAAGGCCGTCGAGGCGCTGATGCTTCTGGACTCAGAAAAGAAGCTGTTCCAGGAAATTGGCGAGCTGCGCACCATTTACCTGAAAAACCGGGACACCATTTTTGCCCTCAAGAAGGAAGGCAAGGTGGACGAAGCCAACACGCTGCTGGAAAAGCAGTTCATGCCCGACGCCAACAAATACGGCGCCAAGATGGACGAGTTGCTGCGCAGCCAGCGCGAGCAAGTAGACCAACTGGGCCAGGCCATCCAGGACAACCGCAGCACCAGCCGCCGCCTGCTGGTGGCGCTCGGGGTGCTGAGCGTGGCACTGGGTGCGCTGTTTTCGTGGATTCTGGCCCGCTCGATCACCGTGCCTCTGACCCAGGCGTCTGACCTGGCCAAGCGCGTGGCCGAAGGCGACCTTACGGCCAACGTGCCCGCGCATGGCAAGGACGAAGTGGGCGAGCTGGTGTCGTCCCTGGCACTCATGCAGAACAACCTGGCCAACGTGGTGAACAACGTGCGCCGTGGCTCCGAGTCGGTGTCCAACGCCAGCGCAGAAATCGCCCAAGGCAACAACGACCTGAGCGCCCGCACCGAGCACCAGGCCAGCGCGCTGGAAGAAACCGCCGCCAGCATGGAAGAGCTGAACTCTGCCGTGCGCAACAACGCCGACAACGCCCGCCAGGCCAACCAACTGGCACTGACGGCCTCCAATGTGGCGATTCAAGGCGGCACCGTGGTGGGTGAGGTGGTTGAAACCATGAAGGGCATCAACGACGCCAGCCGCAAGATCAGCGACATCATCAGCGTCATCGACTCCATTGCCTTCCAGACCAACATCCTGGCGCTGAACGCGGCCGTGGAAGCCGCCCGCGCTGGCGAGCAAGGGCGCGGGTTTGCCGTGGTGGCCTCTGAAGTGCGCAGCCTGGCCAGCCGCAGTGCCGAGGCTGCCAAGGAAATCAAGAGCCTCATCAACGCCAGCGTGGAGCGCGTGGAGCAAGGTACCTCACTGGTCGACAAGGCCGGTGCCACCATGAACGAAGTGGTCAGCAGCATCCGCCGCGTGACCGACATCATGGGCGAAATCAGCGCGGCCAGCAACGAACAGAGCTCGGGCGTGGCCCAGGTGGGCGAGGCCGTCACGTCGATGGACCAGGCCACCCAGCAAAACGCAGCCCTGGTCGAAGAAATGGCCGCTGCCGCCAGCAGCCTGCGCACCCAAGCGCACGACCTGGTGCAGGTGGTGGCGGTGTTCAAGCTGACCGCAGACCAAAGCCACACCCCCATGGCGCACAGCAGCGCCCCTGCAGCGCGCAGCCTGCCCACACCGGCACGGCCCGCTGCCAGCGCCAAAGCCCCCAGCAAGGCACCGGCCCCCAAGGTAGCGCAACCCCTGGCGGCCAAAGCGCCAGCCCTGGCCGCAGCGCCCAAGCCCGCCGCCAAGCCTGCCAGCCGCGCACCCCAGCCCGGCAATGACGACGAATGGGAGTCCTTCTGA
- the tsaB gene encoding tRNA (adenosine(37)-N6)-threonylcarbamoyltransferase complex dimerization subunit type 1 TsaB, with the protein MNLLAFDSSTDTLSIAVQRGDAVWQHTAPGGPQASAALIPAIQRLLAEAGLSFDTLELIVFGRGPGSFTGLRTACAVAQGLAFGARHGQGVPVLPVDTLLAVAEEARHQHGCTQVLAVLDARMNEVYSARCTWSDATQRWQADADFGLCAPEALALPDADLATWAVAGNAHTPYGERLLPQARHVLALPTATALLRLAPALLAAGGAVPASEALPRYIRDKVANTTAEREALRAQASLAAATQPNPAP; encoded by the coding sequence ATGAATCTGCTCGCCTTTGACTCCAGCACCGACACCCTATCCATCGCCGTCCAGCGCGGCGATGCGGTGTGGCAGCACACAGCACCCGGAGGGCCGCAAGCTTCTGCCGCGCTGATTCCGGCCATTCAGCGATTACTGGCCGAGGCCGGGCTCAGCTTTGACACCCTGGAGCTGATCGTGTTTGGCCGGGGGCCGGGCTCGTTCACCGGGCTGCGCACCGCCTGCGCCGTGGCCCAGGGCCTGGCCTTTGGGGCACGCCACGGCCAGGGTGTGCCCGTGCTGCCGGTGGACACCCTGCTGGCGGTGGCCGAAGAGGCCCGCCACCAGCACGGCTGCACCCAGGTGCTGGCGGTGCTGGATGCGCGCATGAACGAGGTCTACAGCGCCCGCTGCACCTGGAGCGACGCCACCCAGCGCTGGCAGGCGGACGCCGACTTTGGCCTCTGCGCCCCTGAGGCCTTGGCCCTGCCCGACGCAGACCTGGCCACCTGGGCCGTAGCGGGCAACGCCCACACGCCGTATGGCGAGCGCCTGCTGCCCCAGGCCCGCCATGTGCTGGCCCTGCCCACGGCCACCGCCTTGCTGCGCCTTGCCCCCGCCCTGTTGGCCGCTGGCGGCGCCGTGCCTGCCAGCGAAGCCCTGCCGCGCTACATCCGCGACAAGGTGGCAAACACCACCGCCGAGCGAGAGGCACTGCGCGCCCAGGCCAGCCTGGCCGCCGCCACCCAACCCAACCCTGCCCCATGA
- a CDS encoding long-chain-fatty-acid--CoA ligase, whose protein sequence is MTDRPWLAAYPQGVPADIDPTQYASLVALMDEAFGRYADRVAYSFMGKDISFGQTDALSRAFAAYLQGQGLAKGDRVAIMMPNVPQYPVVVAAVLRAGFVVVNVNPLYTPRELEHQLKDSGAKAIVIIENFAATLQQCIANTPVKHVVLCAMGDQLGFLKGMLVNYVVRNVKKLVPEYSLPGAVRFNDAIAQGERGSFKAVDIKPDDIALLQYTGGTTGVSKGAVLLHRNVIANVLQAEAWNEPVMKSLAPGEQAVTVCALPLYHIFAFTANMMLSMRMGGKTILIPNPRDLPAVLKELSKHTFHSLPAVNTLFNGLANHPDFHTVNWKNLKVSVGGGMAVQGAVAKLWLGKTGCPICEGYGLSETSPIVSCNPVTAKEFTGTIGTPVPSTYIKLIDDEGREVTTLGQSGEIAIKGPQVMAGYWQRPDETAKVMTEDGYFKSGDVGVMDERGYFKIVDRKKDMVLVSGFNVYPNEVEEVVAALPGVLECAVVGVPDEKTGEAVKLVIVKKDPALTEAQVKEFCKANLTGYKQPRVIEFRTELPKTPVGKILRRELRDKK, encoded by the coding sequence ATGACCGACCGCCCCTGGCTGGCCGCCTATCCGCAAGGCGTACCCGCAGACATTGACCCCACCCAGTACGCCTCTTTGGTGGCGCTGATGGACGAGGCCTTTGGCCGCTACGCAGACCGTGTGGCCTACAGCTTCATGGGCAAGGACATCAGCTTTGGGCAAACCGACGCGCTGAGCCGCGCGTTTGCCGCCTACCTGCAGGGCCAAGGCCTGGCCAAGGGCGACCGCGTGGCCATCATGATGCCCAACGTGCCCCAATACCCTGTGGTGGTGGCCGCCGTGCTGCGCGCAGGCTTTGTGGTGGTCAATGTGAATCCGCTGTACACCCCGCGCGAGCTGGAGCACCAGCTCAAGGACTCCGGCGCCAAAGCCATCGTCATCATCGAGAACTTTGCGGCCACACTGCAGCAGTGCATTGCCAACACCCCCGTCAAGCACGTGGTGCTGTGCGCCATGGGCGACCAGCTGGGCTTCCTCAAGGGCATGCTCGTCAACTACGTGGTGCGCAACGTCAAGAAGCTGGTGCCCGAATACAGCCTGCCTGGCGCTGTGCGCTTCAATGATGCGATTGCCCAGGGCGAGCGCGGCAGCTTCAAGGCCGTGGACATCAAGCCCGACGACATTGCCCTGCTGCAGTACACCGGCGGCACCACGGGAGTGAGCAAGGGCGCCGTGCTGCTGCACCGCAATGTGATTGCCAACGTGCTGCAGGCCGAGGCCTGGAACGAGCCTGTGATGAAGTCGCTGGCGCCTGGCGAGCAGGCCGTCACCGTGTGCGCGCTGCCGCTGTACCACATCTTCGCCTTCACGGCGAACATGATGCTGAGCATGCGCATGGGCGGCAAGACCATCCTGATCCCCAACCCACGCGATTTGCCTGCGGTGCTCAAAGAGCTGTCCAAGCACACCTTCCACAGCCTGCCTGCGGTGAACACGCTGTTCAACGGCCTCGCCAACCACCCTGACTTCCACACCGTCAACTGGAAGAACCTGAAGGTGTCGGTGGGCGGAGGCATGGCCGTGCAAGGCGCTGTGGCCAAGCTGTGGCTGGGCAAGACGGGCTGCCCCATCTGCGAGGGCTATGGCCTGTCGGAGACATCGCCCATCGTCAGCTGCAACCCCGTCACGGCCAAAGAGTTCACCGGCACCATCGGCACGCCTGTGCCCAGCACCTACATCAAGCTCATCGATGACGAGGGCCGCGAGGTCACCACCCTGGGCCAGTCGGGCGAGATCGCCATCAAGGGCCCGCAGGTGATGGCGGGTTACTGGCAGCGCCCCGACGAAACCGCCAAGGTCATGACCGAAGACGGCTACTTCAAATCGGGCGACGTGGGCGTGATGGACGAGCGCGGCTACTTCAAGATCGTGGACCGCAAGAAGGACATGGTGCTGGTCAGCGGCTTTAACGTGTACCCCAACGAAGTCGAAGAAGTGGTGGCGGCCCTGCCTGGCGTGCTGGAATGCGCCGTGGTCGGCGTGCCCGACGAGAAGACTGGCGAGGCCGTGAAGCTGGTGATCGTGAAGAAAGACCCCGCCCTCACCGAAGCCCAGGTCAAGGAATTCTGCAAGGCCAACTTGACCGGCTACAAGCAGCCCCGCGTGATTGAGTTCCGCACCGAGCTGCCCAAGACGCCCGTGGGCAAGATTCTGCGCAGGGAATTGCGAGATAAGAAGTGA